One stretch of Methanoregula sp. UBA64 DNA includes these proteins:
- a CDS encoding VOC family protein, giving the protein MANLSHFMIPADDVARARRFYAALLGWKIEPTAAPETMGLGAMQYHEITTGPVEPGSLNHGGLYKRHEKEPILDFVQVGDIEGVVSKVEMLGGKVMMPVSEIPGVGLTAMILDTENNLVGLWSPEGHE; this is encoded by the coding sequence ATGGCAAACCTCTCGCACTTCATGATCCCGGCCGACGACGTGGCCCGGGCCCGGCGGTTCTATGCCGCCCTCCTTGGCTGGAAGATCGAGCCGACCGCTGCTCCCGAGACCATGGGACTTGGCGCGATGCAGTACCATGAGATAACCACCGGCCCGGTGGAGCCCGGTTCCCTCAACCACGGGGGATTGTACAAGCGGCACGAAAAGGAACCGATCCTCGACTTCGTCCAGGTCGGGGACATCGAAGGCGTTGTCTCGAAAGTGGAGATGCTCGGCGGAAAGGTCATGATGCCCGTCTCCGAGATCCCCGGCGTCGGGCTCACCGCCATGATCCTCGACACCGAGAACAACCTTGTCGGCCTCTGGTCGCCCGAAGGCCACGAATAA
- a CDS encoding GNAT family N-acetyltransferase, translated as MSDNSMISRDGSGPGPVVSPAGAPEIAVLARFHRLMFEEIWAERGFPVVEESMRAVEEQYIQKLREGFSDGSCRAWVVKKDGRVVSGGAVSIAAYVPVPFDPSLRIGFVHSIYTEKDERHRGHAGRIVRAATAFCKDAGIHRVYLFASADGKPVYEKEGFSAVENTMLAVLR; from the coding sequence ATGTCAGACAATTCCATGATATCCCGGGACGGCTCCGGTCCCGGGCCGGTTGTTTCACCGGCCGGCGCGCCGGAGATCGCGGTGCTTGCCCGGTTCCACCGGCTGATGTTTGAGGAAATCTGGGCAGAGCGGGGTTTTCCCGTTGTTGAAGAGAGCATGCGGGCCGTTGAGGAGCAGTATATACAGAAGCTCCGCGAGGGTTTCTCTGACGGGAGCTGCCGTGCCTGGGTGGTAAAAAAGGACGGCCGCGTGGTCTCGGGCGGGGCGGTGAGCATCGCGGCCTATGTGCCGGTGCCGTTCGATCCGTCCTTGCGGATCGGGTTTGTCCACAGTATCTATACCGAAAAGGACGAGCGCCACCGGGGCCATGCCGGCCGGATCGTGCGGGCGGCAACGGCGTTCTGCAAAGATGCAGGGATCCACCGGGTGTACCTGTTTGCGAGCGCGGACGGGAAGCCGGTGTACGAGAAAGAGGGGTTTAGCGCTGTGGAGAACACGATGCTTGCTGTTCTTAGATAG
- a CDS encoding antibiotic biosynthesis monooxygenase: MRRLAAPSDEPITVVRVHYVKAGCEAQFEAELKKYMAAFTALPANLGITIFRPGPYQDGVYRIVYKFASQAELDRWHATPAYHAWITSEQQLAIAPPRTETLSGLETWFTLPGQQTVLTPPTRARQALVTWIAALPVSIVISILTGPFLDNEPFLVQKVVFITLLVVILTWAVMPLATRIFFRFLYPGESGSPVTE, from the coding sequence GTGAGAAGACTGGCAGCACCCTCAGACGAACCGATCACCGTAGTGCGGGTCCACTACGTAAAGGCAGGCTGCGAGGCGCAGTTCGAAGCCGAGCTCAAAAAATACATGGCAGCATTTACCGCCCTCCCCGCAAATCTCGGGATCACGATCTTCCGGCCCGGGCCGTACCAGGACGGCGTGTACCGGATCGTATACAAGTTCGCCTCGCAGGCAGAACTCGACCGCTGGCACGCCACCCCCGCCTATCACGCGTGGATAACAAGCGAACAGCAGCTCGCAATCGCCCCGCCCCGCACCGAAACCCTCTCGGGCCTGGAGACCTGGTTTACCCTCCCCGGGCAGCAGACCGTCCTTACCCCGCCGACAAGGGCCCGGCAGGCGCTCGTCACCTGGATCGCCGCCCTCCCGGTCTCGATTGTCATCTCGATCCTCACCGGGCCGTTCCTCGACAACGAACCGTTCCTCGTCCAGAAGGTCGTCTTCATCACGCTTCTCGTGGTCATCCTTACCTGGGCCGTGATGCCGCTTGCCACCCGGATCTTCTTCCGGTTCCTGTACCCCGGCGAGTCCGGCTCCCCCGTGACAGAGTAA
- the mtrD gene encoding tetrahydromethanopterin S-methyltransferase subunit D, with product MTAVAAKPQSGKIFNPAAMVVGLVLLLILVGVCYVIVPVDSRIMVLMVLIGIIVGGVLIGFGVHFVPVGGAPAAMGQAPGIATGVAMLAAGAGLAGLFGGAWAADQGLLIAVITGGIGGGLMMAVTCMMVNFVYVFGMGIPAASGKVLKDPITGDSQPEYKSQGTEGHGLPFVSFVGGVIGGILGGAGGTLIYIELLGLYKATLPTVMNASADLVLPIAIATAGMFAIGLFLVNAVLTAYNITGTIEGPHDPKFKRWPRSVVASAVASALCGLVAILIVVL from the coding sequence ATGACCGCAGTAGCAGCTAAACCCCAGTCAGGAAAGATCTTTAACCCGGCCGCCATGGTCGTCGGTCTTGTCCTGCTCCTGATCCTTGTCGGGGTCTGTTATGTAATCGTCCCGGTTGACTCACGCATCATGGTGCTCATGGTCCTCATCGGCATCATCGTCGGCGGTGTGCTCATCGGGTTCGGTGTCCACTTCGTGCCGGTCGGCGGCGCTCCCGCTGCAATGGGCCAAGCACCCGGTATCGCTACCGGTGTCGCCATGCTCGCAGCAGGTGCAGGTCTTGCCGGTCTCTTCGGCGGCGCATGGGCCGCAGACCAGGGACTCCTTATCGCGGTAATCACCGGCGGTATCGGCGGCGGCCTGATGATGGCCGTCACCTGTATGATGGTCAACTTCGTCTACGTCTTTGGCATGGGTATCCCCGCAGCCTCAGGCAAGGTCTTAAAGGACCCGATCACCGGGGACAGCCAGCCTGAGTACAAGTCGCAGGGAACGGAAGGCCACGGCCTGCCGTTCGTCTCGTTTGTCGGCGGTGTCATCGGCGGTATCCTTGGTGGTGCCGGCGGTACGCTCATCTACATCGAGCTCCTCGGCCTCTACAAGGCAACGCTCCCCACCGTCATGAACGCATCTGCAGACCTGGTTCTCCCGATCGCCATTGCCACAGCAGGCATGTTCGCAATCGGCCTGTTCCTCGTGAACGCAGTGCTTACGGCGTACAACATTACGGGAACCATCGAGGGCCCGCACGACCCCAAGTTCAAGCGGTGGCCCCGGTCGGTCGTAGCATCGGCAGTTGCATCTGCACTCTGCGGACTTGTTGCGATCCTTATCGTGGTGCTCTAG
- the mtrE gene encoding tetrahydromethanopterin S-methyltransferase subunit E yields the protein MEQIVFGIGITALAGALATVAGSAEDTESNIGSQGDPNSQVQLAPQMGFVHRIFNKAVAGEPPAYALWCALGAGLAWAFLAMHVNAVLAIILGSLLAVFVQGIYSTTAYLGRTASLAKFGQPVYVDILKSMTTVAMAHAFVAIFCTVTICYLINAALGHPFPLPLLGFIWGIALGAAGSATGNPFYGKERQYQNQKFGAGVPISASGNIVRYAEAGERNSIDNGYFTAKFGGPASGLCFGLIVFLELWRTILFEKVGAGWGAIIVGILIILVFTIIDRYMEVWARKNYGPYTAPAKEA from the coding sequence ATGGAACAAATAGTATTTGGCATAGGAATTACTGCACTGGCAGGAGCTCTTGCCACCGTAGCCGGTTCCGCGGAAGATACTGAATCCAACATCGGGTCGCAGGGAGACCCGAACTCACAGGTTCAGCTCGCACCGCAGATGGGTTTCGTGCACCGCATATTCAACAAGGCGGTTGCAGGCGAACCCCCGGCATACGCACTGTGGTGTGCTCTTGGCGCAGGACTTGCATGGGCGTTTCTCGCCATGCATGTTAACGCGGTCCTCGCAATTATCCTGGGCTCGTTGCTTGCCGTCTTTGTTCAGGGTATCTATTCAACAACAGCATACCTGGGCAGAACCGCAAGTCTCGCGAAGTTCGGCCAGCCGGTCTACGTGGACATCTTAAAGTCCATGACCACCGTCGCCATGGCTCATGCTTTTGTAGCAATTTTCTGTACTGTCACCATCTGTTACCTGATCAACGCCGCTCTGGGACATCCGTTCCCGCTGCCGCTGCTCGGGTTCATCTGGGGAATCGCACTCGGAGCTGCAGGGTCTGCCACCGGCAACCCGTTCTATGGCAAGGAACGCCAGTACCAGAACCAGAAGTTCGGCGCAGGCGTACCGATCTCAGCATCAGGCAACATTGTCCGGTATGCTGAAGCCGGCGAGCGCAACTCCATCGACAACGGGTACTTCACCGCAAAGTTCGGCGGACCCGCATCGGGCCTGTGCTTTGGCCTTATCGTATTCCTTGAACTCTGGCGTACCATTCTCTTCGAGAAGGTCGGCGCCGGCTGGGGTGCGATCATTGTCGGTATCTTAATCATCCTCGTCTTCACGATCATCGACAGGTACATGGAAGTCTGGGCACGCAAGAACTACGGTCCGTACACGGCACCCGCAAAGGAGGCCTAA
- the mtrB gene encoding tetrahydromethanopterin S-methyltransferase subunit MtrB, translated as MAYVIVLPEFGLVSDPMVGTVTTAGESLSPVLDKVAVLEASTDDLVNMLSGEGNYVASFPGREKTLAIGGSINAFWYGIAIGLLIAGVIAFRLVMVR; from the coding sequence ATGGCATACGTCATTGTCCTTCCGGAATTCGGCCTCGTCTCCGACCCGATGGTCGGCACGGTCACCACCGCAGGAGAATCGCTCTCCCCGGTACTTGACAAGGTAGCAGTCCTCGAAGCATCTACTGACGATCTCGTCAACATGCTCTCCGGCGAAGGCAACTACGTTGCATCCTTCCCCGGCCGTGAGAAGACGCTCGCTATCGGCGGCAGCATCAATGCGTTCTGGTACGGGATTGCGATCGGACTACTCATTGCAGGAGTCATTGCATTCCGGCTTGTGATGGTGAGATAA
- the mtrC gene encoding tetrahydromethanopterin S-methyltransferase subunit MtrC, whose translation MSVKVEVIEGGIPHTKIMIGGLVATIVCLYLSYLNVVTNTGLFSFFGGLAVVAALIWGSNTIKVLCSYGIGTGVPSAGMIAFGSGVIAMLLATKFGIAAPIVALVLAAVIGLILGYLANEVLNMKIPVMIQSLTELAVVGALTLMGFAVLITGSFTFTGLTTGSITLFGMITMPSYQVSFIGGGLVAVAFLLGSIAVQHPFNACLGPGWKQDRMLMLTAECGFLSMIVAAVMSFALISAGAAIISLLIALIGWVYTYCEYIKLSKRDAFAWLDAKPIPDVEGH comes from the coding sequence ATGTCCGTAAAAGTTGAAGTAATCGAAGGAGGCATTCCGCACACCAAGATTATGATCGGTGGCCTTGTCGCTACGATCGTGTGCCTGTACCTCTCTTATCTCAATGTGGTCACCAACACCGGGCTGTTCTCGTTCTTCGGCGGCCTTGCCGTTGTCGCAGCCCTCATCTGGGGCAGCAACACCATCAAGGTGCTCTGCAGCTACGGTATCGGTACCGGTGTCCCGTCAGCAGGTATGATCGCGTTCGGTTCCGGTGTCATTGCAATGCTCCTTGCAACAAAGTTCGGCATTGCAGCACCCATCGTTGCGCTCGTCCTTGCAGCCGTGATCGGTCTCATTCTCGGGTACCTCGCAAACGAGGTCCTCAACATGAAGATCCCGGTCATGATCCAGTCCCTTACCGAACTGGCAGTCGTCGGTGCACTCACCCTCATGGGCTTTGCAGTCTTAATCACCGGCAGCTTCACGTTCACGGGACTTACCACCGGCTCCATCACGCTCTTTGGCATGATCACTATGCCCAGCTACCAGGTCTCCTTCATTGGCGGCGGCCTTGTGGCAGTAGCATTCCTGCTCGGTTCCATCGCCGTCCAGCACCCGTTCAACGCGTGCCTCGGCCCCGGCTGGAAACAGGACCGCATGCTCATGCTCACCGCTGAGTGCGGATTCTTAAGCATGATCGTAGCAGCAGTCATGTCGTTTGCCCTCATCAGCGCCGGAGCGGCCATCATCTCGCTCCTCATTGCACTGATCGGCTGGGTATACACCTACTGCGAGTACATCAAGCTCTCGAAGCGCGACGCATTTGCATGGCTCGACGCGAAACCGATTCCTGATGTGGAGGGACACTAA
- a CDS encoding zinc finger Ran-binding domain-containing protein translates to MKICTACGKENFDRDDVCERCNQSIQNINHETFHLQDHILKLFSIIAVFIGFIKGVDYLEDLNSVNIPLIYFQAIRITAASAIIIVLIITLYSSSLYDNPKQQIAKKISGEFFVYLIFNITLILGIVVFIGFPDKNGITLFPSLLFYLAIPGSFLLLMKNQHINKQKIISWFLIFSIWFFEIFLIGHYAVLIFAKYGLNPELWWSLEIGFLSLFFLVLGLFIGSLIACCLAPPFNPFDFVNYLLWSNPNDFLLDLAFYGGIYIALVSPAIWQIINYFAA, encoded by the coding sequence ATGAAAATTTGTACCGCCTGCGGAAAAGAGAATTTTGACCGAGATGACGTTTGTGAAAGATGTAATCAATCAATCCAGAATATTAATCATGAAACTTTTCATTTACAAGATCATATCCTAAAGTTATTTTCAATTATCGCTGTTTTCATTGGATTTATAAAAGGAGTCGATTATTTAGAGGATTTAAATTCAGTAAATATTCCATTAATCTATTTTCAAGCAATTCGAATAACTGCCGCTTCTGCGATTATAATTGTCCTAATTATAACATTGTATTCCTCGTCACTATATGATAATCCAAAACAACAAATTGCCAAAAAAATATCTGGGGAGTTCTTTGTTTATCTAATATTCAATATTACATTAATTTTAGGGATTGTGGTGTTTATTGGATTTCCGGATAAGAATGGGATTACACTTTTTCCCAGTCTTCTCTTTTATCTCGCAATTCCCGGATCTTTTCTGCTTTTGATGAAAAATCAACATATTAACAAACAAAAAATTATCTCTTGGTTTCTAATTTTTTCTATATGGTTCTTTGAAATTTTTCTAATTGGACATTACGCAGTCCTAATTTTTGCTAAATATGGCTTAAACCCAGAATTATGGTGGAGCCTAGAAATAGGATTTTTATCGTTATTTTTCCTTGTTCTTGGTTTATTCATTGGAAGTCTCATTGCATGCTGTTTGGCACCACCATTCAATCCCTTCGATTTTGTTAATTATTTGCTTTGGTCTAACCCGAATGACTTCTTATTAGACTTGGCATTTTATGGAGGAATCTATATCGCTCTTGTTTCTCCAGCAATCTGGCAGATAATAAATTATTTTGCGGCTTGA
- a CDS encoding tetrahydromethanopterin S-methyltransferase subunit F yields the protein MAEEEKSAGPVRMVAIDGMVENIRYKSQILARTNKFDSASTTNGLVAFVAGLLIAVIMIVVPALLI from the coding sequence ATGGCAGAAGAAGAAAAATCTGCAGGACCGGTCAGGATGGTTGCAATCGACGGCATGGTCGAGAACATCCGTTACAAGTCACAGATCCTGGCCCGTACCAACAAGTTCGACTCGGCATCGACCACAAACGGCCTTGTCGCATTTGTCGCCGGGCTGCTGATCGCGGTGATCATGATCGTGGTACCCGCATTACTTATCTAG
- a CDS encoding Fic family protein, whose protein sequence is MEEAIASSQLEGAATTRPAAKKILREKRKPKNTSERMIVNNYQTIRRLKELRDRPLSRELILDIHHEITKGTLESETDESAFRTTDDIVVGSKADPTQIYHYPPDAVKIPAMIDDLIAFANSDEEFIHPIVKAIIIHFLIGYIHPFNDGNGRTARALFYWFALKHHYDLLEYISISRIFVHAPAQYSRAYLLTESDSNDMTYFIDFNIRIISRALDDLKQYILHKKDEESASLWLVEQIPDLSFRQAEILRDFIRHPTRYYATSEIAGKYKVSLPTARADLILLEEKGKIRKYLDGKRQVFMLRGEGK, encoded by the coding sequence ATGGAAGAGGCCATCGCATCCAGCCAGCTTGAAGGCGCTGCCACCACCCGGCCGGCAGCAAAGAAGATCCTTCGTGAGAAAAGAAAACCCAAAAACACCTCCGAGCGGATGATCGTCAATAATTACCAGACGATCCGCCGGCTCAAGGAATTGCGGGACAGACCGCTCTCCCGGGAACTCATACTAGATATTCATCACGAGATCACGAAAGGAACGCTGGAGAGCGAGACCGACGAATCCGCCTTCCGTACAACGGACGATATCGTGGTTGGCAGCAAGGCAGATCCCACCCAGATCTACCATTACCCGCCGGATGCTGTAAAAATTCCGGCAATGATCGACGATCTTATCGCATTTGCAAACAGCGATGAGGAGTTCATCCATCCAATTGTAAAAGCCATCATCATTCATTTCCTGATCGGGTATATCCACCCGTTTAACGACGGCAACGGAAGGACTGCACGGGCGCTCTTCTATTGGTTCGCTCTCAAGCACCACTACGATCTGCTGGAGTATATCTCGATCTCACGGATCTTCGTCCACGCCCCGGCCCAGTACTCTCGGGCATACCTGCTGACAGAGTCCGACAGCAACGACATGACCTATTTTATCGATTTTAATATCCGGATCATCAGCCGCGCACTGGATGACTTAAAACAATACATCCTCCATAAAAAAGACGAGGAATCTGCCTCCCTCTGGCTTGTCGAACAGATCCCCGATCTCTCGTTCAGGCAGGCGGAGATCTTACGGGATTTTATCCGGCACCCAACGCGATATTACGCCACAAGCGAGATTGCTGGAAAATACAAGGTATCTTTACCGACGGCAAGGGCCGATCTGATTCTTCTTGAAGAGAAAGGAAAAATCAGGAAGTATCTTGACGGAAAACGGCAGGTCTTCATGTTACGGGGCGAGGGAAAGTAA
- a CDS encoding cache domain-containing protein, whose translation MPRSPRNRLYAAAARYFPAGRGHCPAGSRHHQWLVRFVDSAAAYVTAHGKEKALAEFNSRNGSFFTGELYIYAYDFNGTTLAHPVNPEAVGKVREGANGVFVTEFADVVKNGSGYYPLVYVNPAHNETLETKLCYGVKIDDDWWLGSGIYTGPVEPAVTASADEPSTTQDLKSFVDGAAAYAQKNGRGAALSAFSNKNGPFVTGNVYIYALDYTGRALALPYQPQLVGTSFSDIRDTAGRYYTRTEIALAKSGGGYLLYQYPDPSDNFTVKYKVSYVRPVDDSYWIGAGVYTRDDLLVNATLRQFVADAKSFARMNGKDRALAEFNNQNGSFTRGDLYVFAYDYNGTVLAWPYQPGQIGTNRINATDPMGSHHVQAMLAGARNGTALVDYYTVNPATNTTELKISYVTDVDGTWMLGAGRYMEPGPVVIRA comes from the coding sequence ATGCCTCGTTCTCCTCGGAACCGGCTGTACGCAGCAGCAGCCCGGTACTTCCCCGCAGGGCGCGGCCATTGCCCCGCAGGCAGCCGCCACCACCAATGGCTCGTTCGCTTTGTCGACAGCGCAGCCGCCTATGTAACGGCCCATGGCAAAGAAAAAGCCCTTGCCGAATTCAACAGCAGGAACGGCTCGTTCTTTACCGGCGAGCTCTACATCTATGCCTACGATTTCAACGGCACCACCCTTGCCCACCCGGTCAACCCCGAAGCGGTAGGAAAGGTGCGTGAGGGCGCAAACGGCGTCTTTGTCACCGAGTTTGCAGATGTCGTCAAAAACGGGAGCGGGTACTACCCGCTCGTGTACGTGAATCCCGCCCACAACGAGACCCTTGAGACCAAGCTGTGCTATGGCGTAAAGATCGACGATGACTGGTGGCTTGGCTCCGGAATCTACACCGGGCCCGTAGAGCCTGCCGTTACCGCATCGGCAGACGAACCTTCCACCACGCAGGATCTCAAAAGCTTCGTAGACGGTGCCGCAGCATATGCACAAAAGAACGGCAGGGGAGCCGCACTCTCTGCCTTCTCCAATAAAAACGGCCCGTTCGTTACCGGGAACGTGTACATCTACGCGCTGGACTATACGGGCCGCGCCCTCGCCCTGCCCTACCAGCCGCAGCTGGTCGGTACCAGCTTCTCCGACATCAGGGATACCGCCGGCCGGTACTACACCCGGACCGAGATCGCGCTCGCGAAGAGCGGCGGCGGGTACCTCCTGTACCAGTACCCGGACCCGTCCGACAACTTCACCGTGAAATACAAGGTCAGCTACGTGCGCCCGGTGGACGACTCCTACTGGATCGGTGCGGGGGTGTACACCCGCGACGACCTGCTGGTAAACGCCACCCTCCGGCAGTTCGTGGCCGATGCAAAATCCTTTGCCCGGATGAACGGAAAAGACCGGGCCCTTGCGGAGTTCAACAACCAGAACGGCTCGTTTACCCGGGGCGATCTCTACGTCTTTGCCTATGATTACAACGGTACCGTGCTCGCCTGGCCGTACCAGCCCGGCCAGATCGGGACAAACCGGATCAATGCCACCGACCCGATGGGATCGCACCACGTGCAGGCCATGCTCGCCGGCGCCCGGAACGGGACCGCGCTGGTGGATTATTACACGGTAAACCCGGCCACCAACACCACGGAGCTCAAGATCAGTTACGTCACGGACGTGGACGGCACCTGGATGCTCGGCGCCGGCCGGTACATGGAGCCCGGCCCGGTGGTTATCCGGGCATAA
- the mtrA gene encoding tetrahydromethanopterin S-methyltransferase subunit A yields MADKKSPASGWPLVKGDFHTGDANSPVAVITMGSHLDEQGICDAGAAMCGSCKTENLGLEKVIANYIANPNIRFVLLCGTEVKGHLSAQSLIALHKSGVKDGRIVGAEGAIPFIENLNDAAIKRFQEQVSIVNIMESEDLSAIKAKISELKAKDPGAFAADAMVVEVKEAAGGSGEEAGGEVRPISGEMAIITTRIKIIEKMVTDIGYRDRFAAGVYAGKIEGVMIGLIVSFTLIGFIWMG; encoded by the coding sequence ATGGCAGACAAGAAATCACCGGCAAGCGGATGGCCACTCGTCAAGGGTGACTTCCACACGGGAGACGCAAACAGCCCCGTTGCTGTTATCACCATGGGCTCTCACCTCGACGAACAGGGCATCTGCGATGCAGGCGCCGCAATGTGCGGTTCCTGTAAGACCGAGAATCTCGGTCTTGAAAAGGTCATTGCCAACTACATCGCCAACCCCAACATCAGGTTCGTGCTCCTCTGTGGTACCGAAGTCAAGGGCCACCTTTCCGCACAGTCGCTGATTGCGCTCCACAAGAGCGGTGTCAAGGACGGCAGGATTGTCGGAGCTGAAGGCGCAATCCCGTTCATTGAGAACCTCAATGACGCGGCGATCAAGCGCTTCCAGGAACAGGTCTCCATTGTCAACATCATGGAGTCCGAAGACCTCTCCGCCATCAAGGCCAAGATCAGCGAACTCAAGGCAAAAGACCCCGGCGCGTTCGCCGCGGACGCCATGGTCGTTGAAGTCAAGGAAGCGGCTGGCGGCAGCGGGGAAGAGGCTGGCGGCGAAGTACGCCCGATCTCCGGCGAGATGGCAATCATCACCACACGCATCAAGATCATCGAGAAGATGGTGACCGACATCGGATACCGCGACAGGTTTGCCGCAGGTGTCTATGCAGGGAAGATCGAAGGTGTAATGATCGGCCTGATCGTCTCGTTTACTTTGATCGGATTCATATGGATGGGGTGA
- the mtrA gene encoding tetrahydromethanopterin S-methyltransferase subunit A encodes MADKKSPANGWPLVKGDFHTGDANSPVAVITMGSHLDEQGICDAGAAMCGSCKTENLGLEKVIANYIANPNIRFVLLCGTEVKGHLSAQSLIALHKSGVKDGRIVGAEGAIPFIENLNDAAIKRFQEQVSIVNIMESEDLSAIKAKISELKAKDPGAFAADAMVVEVKEAAGGAEVAAAGANPQFLEIEKRLDKIEKRLEFVDAEVAQRVGRKIGRDIGILYGLVAGLIVLVLFVFRFVKLG; translated from the coding sequence ATGGCAGACAAGAAATCACCGGCAAATGGATGGCCGCTCGTCAAGGGTGACTTCCACACGGGAGATGCTAACAGCCCCGTTGCTGTTATCACCATGGGCTCTCACCTCGACGAACAGGGCATCTGCGATGCAGGTGCTGCAATGTGCGGTTCCTGTAAGACCGAGAACCTCGGTCTCGAAAAGGTCATCGCAAACTACATCGCCAACCCCAACATCAGGTTCGTGCTCCTCTGTGGTACCGAAGTCAAGGGTCACCTCTCGGCCCAGTCTTTGATTGCGCTCCACAAGAGCGGCGTAAAAGATGGCAGGATCGTCGGAGCTGAAGGCGCAATCCCGTTCATTGAGAACCTCAATGACGCAGCGATCAAGCGCTTCCAGGAACAGGTCTCCATTGTCAACATCATGGAGTCCGAAGACCTCTCCGCCATCAAGGCCAAGATCAGCGAACTCAAGGCAAAAGACCCCGGCGCGTTCGCCGCGGACGCCATGGTCGTTGAAGTCAAGGAAGCGGCCGGCGGCGCTGAAGTCGCAGCTGCGGGTGCAAACCCCCAGTTCCTCGAAATCGAGAAGCGTCTCGACAAGATCGAGAAGAGACTCGAATTCGTGGATGCAGAAGTGGCACAGCGTGTTGGGAGAAAGATCGGGCGCGACATCGGCATACTGTACGGCCTCGTGGCAGGATTGATCGTGCTGGTACTTTTCGTGTTCCGTTTCGTCAAATTAGGTTGA